One window of the Herbiconiux sp. L3-i23 genome contains the following:
- a CDS encoding vitamin K epoxide reductase family protein: MTNTTPARRPIAMSILFIVTGLIGLWASFQLVLERFQLIEAPGEALGCDINPFVACSTVIQSAQGSVFGFPNPLLGVMGFVAPIAVGVALLARARFDRWFWIFFNAGLVFAIVFIHWLMTQTVYVIGTLCPYCLVVWTVTIPLFWYGTVWNLAKNFGLTGSAQRFFQGLLKWTWIIVLVDYAIILLIIYVNFPLLPTLLFR, from the coding sequence ATGACCAACACCACCCCGGCGCGTCGACCGATCGCGATGTCGATCCTGTTCATCGTCACCGGTCTGATCGGACTGTGGGCGTCGTTCCAGCTGGTGCTCGAACGCTTCCAGCTGATCGAGGCGCCCGGTGAGGCGCTCGGCTGCGACATCAACCCGTTCGTCGCGTGCAGCACGGTCATCCAGAGCGCTCAGGGGTCGGTGTTCGGCTTCCCGAACCCGCTGCTCGGTGTGATGGGGTTCGTCGCCCCCATCGCGGTCGGCGTCGCGCTCCTCGCCCGCGCCCGCTTCGACCGGTGGTTCTGGATCTTCTTCAACGCGGGCCTCGTGTTCGCCATCGTCTTCATCCACTGGCTGATGACCCAGACCGTGTACGTCATCGGCACCCTGTGCCCTTACTGCCTCGTCGTCTGGACCGTCACCATCCCGCTGTTCTGGTACGGCACCGTGTGGAACCTCGCGAAGAACTTCGGCCTCACCGGTTCGGCTCAGCGGTTCTTCCAGGGGCTGCTGAAGTGGACCTGGATCATCGTCCTCGTCGACTACGCGATCATCCTGCTGATCATCTACGTGAACTTCCCCCTCCTCCCGACCCTCCTCTTCCGCTAG
- a CDS encoding GNAT family N-acetyltransferase: protein MTRLTLRPMTRADLPLMSHWLAAPHVHAWWGDNPAPDSVESEYGPSLDGTDPARLRIALQDGRPVGFIQWYAMSDEPEYVDVLSSVIPILDGDMSLDYLIGEADALGHGAAAVMIRLAADEIWHDVPSAHRIIVPVHATNRASWRSLENAGFRRIAEGELEPDFATDDHRHVLYSATRSKVAE, encoded by the coding sequence ATGACCCGGCTCACGCTGCGTCCCATGACCCGCGCGGACCTTCCGCTCATGTCGCACTGGCTGGCCGCGCCGCATGTGCACGCCTGGTGGGGCGACAACCCGGCCCCCGACTCCGTGGAGAGCGAATACGGCCCCTCGCTCGACGGCACCGACCCGGCGCGACTGCGGATCGCACTGCAGGACGGACGGCCGGTCGGCTTCATCCAGTGGTACGCGATGAGCGACGAACCCGAATACGTCGACGTGCTCTCGAGCGTCATCCCGATCCTCGACGGCGACATGAGCCTCGACTACCTGATCGGCGAAGCCGACGCGCTCGGCCACGGCGCGGCGGCGGTCATGATCCGCCTCGCCGCCGACGAGATCTGGCACGACGTCCCGTCGGCGCACCGCATCATCGTTCCCGTCCATGCCACGAACCGGGCCTCATGGCGCAGCCTCGAGAATGCCGGATTCCGGCGGATCGCCGAAGGGGAGCTCGAGCCCGACTTCGCCACCGACGACCACCGCCACGTCCTCTACTCGGCCACACGCTCGAAGGTCGCGGAATAG
- a CDS encoding DUF4233 domain-containing protein, translating into MSASPERVPRPRRRRSVTESLGSIVLGFEVIVVFLAALVVAGLGRLPWVVALPVGIGLCVLMLVTVGVLRYPSGVWLGWFCQAVFMAGGLLVGEIFIVAALFVGIWAYCIIVGGRVDRDRPPSGATA; encoded by the coding sequence ATGAGCGCATCCCCGGAGCGCGTTCCGCGTCCGCGTCGGCGTCGCAGCGTCACCGAGAGTCTCGGCTCGATCGTCCTCGGCTTCGAGGTGATCGTGGTGTTCCTCGCCGCGCTCGTCGTCGCGGGGCTCGGACGTCTGCCGTGGGTGGTCGCGCTGCCCGTCGGAATCGGGTTGTGCGTGCTGATGCTCGTCACCGTCGGCGTGCTGCGATACCCGTCGGGTGTGTGGCTCGGCTGGTTCTGCCAGGCGGTCTTCATGGCCGGTGGGCTGCTCGTCGGTGAGATTTTCATCGTCGCGGCGCTGTTCGTCGGCATCTGGGCGTACTGCATCATTGTGGGCGGGCGAGTGGATCGTGACCGACCGCCGAGCGGCGCGACGGCCTGA
- the ndk gene encoding nucleoside-diphosphate kinase has protein sequence MAVEETLVLVKPDGVARGLTGEILRRIEAKGYSLVDIRLVEADRELLGKHYEEHVGKPFYEPLVEFMESGPVVAIRVAGNRVIEGFRALAGTTDPTTAAPGTIRGDLGRDWGLKVQQNLVHGSDSPESAARELALWF, from the coding sequence ATGGCTGTCGAAGAGACGCTGGTGCTGGTGAAGCCCGATGGTGTCGCCCGCGGACTGACCGGCGAGATCCTGCGCCGCATCGAGGCGAAGGGGTACTCGCTCGTCGACATCCGGCTGGTCGAGGCCGACCGTGAGCTGCTCGGCAAGCATTACGAGGAGCATGTCGGCAAGCCGTTCTACGAGCCGCTCGTCGAGTTCATGGAGTCGGGCCCTGTCGTCGCGATCCGGGTGGCCGGCAACCGGGTGATCGAGGGCTTCCGCGCCCTCGCCGGCACCACCGACCCAACGACCGCCGCGCCGGGCACGATCCGCGGCGACCTGGGCCGCGACTGGGGTCTGAAGGTGCAGCAGAACCTGGTGCACGGGAGCGACTCGCCCGAGTCCGCCGCCCGCGAGCTGGCCCTCTGGTTCTGA
- the ileS gene encoding isoleucine--tRNA ligase, whose protein sequence is MYPKTSAPTAGGAAAHEPGASFGVVPSPSFPAIETRILRYWDEDCTFQASIDQREGAPEWVFYDGPPFANGLPHYGHLLTGYAKDVFPRFQTMRGKQVHRRFGWDTHGLPAELEAMRQLGITTKGEIESMGVGEFNASARASVLRYTKEWEDYVTRSARWVDFENDYKTLDPTFMESVLWAFKQLYDKGLAYEGFRVLPYCWNDETPLSNHELRMDDDVYQSRQDQTVTVTFPLVGPKAEALGLTAARALAWTTTPWTLPTNMALAVGPDIDYAVVRSGPNGTPDSEAPDSLTGEEIGEGPVLDVEVMGAEYLLAADLVGAYAKELGYDSAEDAVAAISRTLKGSELDGVRYDRLWDYYADTEVWGTEKAWQILVADYVATGEGTGIVHQAPAYGEDDQLVCSAAGIPTIVSVDDGGRFLPNIQEVAGLQVFEANKHLTRILREKGRLLRQASYEHPYPHCWRCRKPLIYKAVSSWFVRVTEFRDRMEELNQRIDWVPENVKDGQFGKWLNGARDWSISRNRYWGSPIPVWKSDDPEHPRTDVYGSLEELERDFGRLPVGADGNPDLHRPFIDDLTRPNPDDPTGKSTMRRISDVFDVWFDSGSMPFAQVHYPFENTDWFDGHSPADFIVEYIGQTRGWFYVMHALSTALFDRPAFKSVVSHGIVLGNDGQKMSKSLRNYPDVNEVFDRDGSDAMRWFLMASPVLRGGNLIVTEEGIREGVRQVLLPLWSTYYFFTLYANASDHDAVRRTDSEDVLDRYVLAKLRDLVEAITADFDRLDASAAADRLREFSDVLTNWYVRRSRDRFWEGRPEAFDTLFTVLETLTRLAAPLLPLVTEEIWRGLTGGRSVHLTDWPDAAEFPADETLVTAMDRVRVVTSTALALRKQAGLRVRLPLAGLTVVTPDAASLAPFEGILRDELNLKSIDLVDLATTSAAEYGISTRLAVNARALGPRIGKDVQRVITAAKSGDWSEAAGVVVAGGVELQAGEYDLVLEVASQSADDAGPALSLLPGGGFLLLDTALTPELEAEGRARDLIRDLQQARRAAGLDVSDRIEVRFEGDDELGAVIDAHRDLIAGETLTVQLDFAEATADSTGNLTTWPDGHLTVLKPGAWGARDGGRFELRKTGPVVLDV, encoded by the coding sequence ATGTACCCCAAGACCAGTGCCCCGACCGCGGGCGGCGCAGCGGCCCACGAGCCCGGCGCCTCCTTCGGCGTCGTGCCCTCGCCGTCGTTCCCGGCGATCGAGACTCGGATCCTGCGTTACTGGGATGAGGACTGCACCTTCCAGGCGTCGATCGACCAGCGCGAGGGCGCACCCGAGTGGGTGTTCTACGACGGCCCGCCGTTCGCGAACGGACTGCCGCACTACGGCCACCTGCTGACCGGATACGCAAAGGACGTCTTCCCGCGCTTCCAGACGATGCGGGGCAAGCAGGTGCACCGCCGCTTCGGGTGGGACACCCATGGGCTGCCCGCCGAGCTCGAGGCGATGCGCCAGCTCGGCATCACCACCAAGGGCGAGATCGAGTCGATGGGAGTCGGCGAGTTCAACGCCTCGGCCCGCGCCTCGGTGCTGCGCTACACGAAGGAGTGGGAGGACTACGTCACCCGCTCGGCTCGCTGGGTCGACTTCGAGAACGACTACAAGACGCTCGATCCGACCTTCATGGAGAGCGTCCTGTGGGCGTTCAAGCAGCTCTACGACAAGGGCCTCGCCTACGAGGGCTTCCGAGTGCTGCCGTACTGCTGGAACGACGAGACGCCCCTGTCGAACCACGAGCTGCGGATGGACGACGACGTCTACCAGAGCCGTCAGGACCAGACCGTCACCGTGACGTTCCCGCTCGTCGGTCCCAAGGCCGAGGCGCTCGGCCTCACCGCGGCGCGTGCGCTCGCGTGGACGACGACGCCGTGGACCCTTCCGACGAACATGGCGCTCGCCGTCGGACCCGACATCGACTACGCGGTGGTCCGATCCGGCCCGAACGGGACGCCGGACTCCGAGGCGCCCGACAGCCTGACCGGCGAGGAGATCGGCGAGGGCCCGGTGCTCGACGTCGAGGTGATGGGCGCCGAGTACCTGCTCGCCGCCGACCTCGTCGGCGCGTATGCGAAGGAGCTCGGCTACGACAGCGCCGAGGATGCGGTCGCGGCGATCAGCCGCACCCTCAAGGGGAGCGAGCTCGACGGCGTCCGCTATGACCGCCTCTGGGACTACTACGCCGACACCGAGGTGTGGGGCACCGAGAAGGCGTGGCAGATCCTCGTCGCCGACTACGTCGCCACCGGCGAGGGCACCGGCATCGTCCACCAGGCTCCGGCCTACGGCGAGGACGACCAGCTCGTCTGCTCCGCGGCCGGCATCCCGACGATCGTCTCGGTCGACGACGGCGGTCGGTTCCTGCCCAACATCCAGGAGGTCGCCGGCCTCCAGGTCTTCGAGGCGAACAAGCACCTCACCCGCATCCTCCGCGAGAAGGGCCGTCTGCTCCGTCAGGCGAGCTACGAGCACCCGTACCCGCACTGCTGGCGTTGCCGCAAGCCGCTCATCTACAAGGCGGTCTCGAGCTGGTTCGTTCGGGTCACCGAGTTCCGCGACCGCATGGAGGAGCTCAACCAGCGGATCGACTGGGTGCCCGAGAACGTCAAGGACGGTCAGTTCGGCAAGTGGCTGAACGGCGCCCGCGACTGGTCGATCTCGCGCAACCGGTATTGGGGCAGCCCCATCCCGGTGTGGAAGAGCGACGACCCCGAGCATCCGCGCACCGACGTCTACGGGTCGCTCGAGGAGCTCGAGCGCGACTTCGGGCGCCTGCCGGTCGGCGCCGACGGCAACCCCGACCTGCACCGGCCGTTCATCGACGACCTCACCAGGCCGAACCCCGATGACCCGACCGGGAAGAGCACCATGCGGCGCATCTCGGATGTGTTCGACGTCTGGTTCGACTCGGGTTCGATGCCGTTCGCCCAGGTTCACTACCCCTTCGAGAACACGGACTGGTTCGACGGGCACAGCCCCGCCGACTTCATCGTCGAGTACATCGGTCAGACCCGCGGCTGGTTCTACGTCATGCACGCGCTTTCCACCGCGCTCTTCGACCGTCCGGCGTTCAAGAGCGTCGTGAGCCACGGCATCGTCCTCGGCAACGACGGGCAGAAGATGTCGAAGTCGCTGCGCAACTACCCCGACGTCAACGAGGTATTCGACCGCGACGGCTCCGACGCGATGCGCTGGTTCCTGATGGCGAGCCCCGTGCTGCGCGGCGGCAACCTCATCGTCACCGAGGAGGGCATCCGCGAGGGCGTGCGCCAGGTTCTGCTGCCGCTCTGGAGCACGTACTACTTCTTCACCCTGTACGCGAACGCCTCCGACCACGACGCGGTGCGCCGCACCGACTCGGAGGATGTGCTCGACCGCTACGTGCTCGCGAAGCTCCGCGATCTCGTCGAGGCGATCACCGCCGACTTCGACCGGCTCGACGCGTCGGCCGCCGCCGACCGGCTACGCGAGTTCTCCGACGTGCTGACCAACTGGTACGTGCGTCGCAGCCGCGATCGCTTCTGGGAGGGGCGCCCCGAAGCCTTCGACACCCTGTTCACCGTGCTCGAGACGCTCACCCGACTCGCGGCGCCGCTGCTGCCGCTCGTCACCGAGGAGATCTGGCGCGGCCTGACGGGTGGACGCAGCGTCCACCTCACCGACTGGCCCGACGCCGCCGAGTTCCCCGCCGACGAGACGCTCGTCACCGCGATGGACCGCGTGCGGGTGGTCACTTCGACCGCTCTCGCGCTGCGGAAGCAGGCGGGCCTGCGGGTGCGTCTGCCGCTCGCCGGCCTCACGGTCGTGACGCCGGATGCCGCGTCCCTCGCGCCGTTCGAGGGCATCCTCCGCGACGAGCTCAACCTGAAGTCGATCGACCTGGTCGACCTCGCCACGACGAGCGCCGCCGAGTACGGCATCAGCACCCGCCTCGCCGTCAACGCACGCGCTCTCGGGCCGCGCATCGGCAAGGATGTGCAGCGCGTCATCACAGCCGCGAAGTCCGGCGACTGGTCCGAGGCGGCCGGTGTCGTCGTCGCCGGTGGCGTCGAATTGCAGGCGGGGGAGTACGACCTCGTCCTCGAGGTCGCCTCGCAGTCGGCCGACGACGCGGGTCCCGCACTGTCCCTGCTGCCCGGTGGAGGTTTCCTGTTGCTGGACACGGCGCTCACTCCCGAGCTCGAGGCGGAAGGGCGCGCACGCGACCTCATCCGCGACCTGCAACAGGCCCGCCGGGCCGCCGGACTCGACGTGTCCGACCGCATCGAGGTGCGCTTCGAGGGCGACGACGAGCTGGGCGCCGTGATCGACGCGCACCGCGACCTGATCGCAGGCGAGACGCTCACCGTCCAGCTCGACTTCGCCGAAGCGACGGCCGACTCGACGGGTAACCTGACGACATGGCCCGACGGCCACCTCACCGTGCTGAAGCCCGGCGCGTGGGGCGCCCGCGACGGCGGCCGATTCGAACTGCGCAAGACGGGACCGGTGGTGCTCGATGTCTGA
- a CDS encoding folylpolyglutamate synthase/dihydrofolate synthase family protein — protein MSDDYDDLDDFRDEADQVVLELQDRLGEASPQPRLEPVRKAVELLGDPHRAYPIIQIAGTNGKTSTSRMIDSLLRASGLRPGLLTSPHLVRFNERILIDGVPITDERLVANWRDIEPYLGIVDRELEQAGEAPLTYFEALVVLAFAAFADAPVDVAVIEVGMGGEWDATNVADAQVAVFTPIALDHQERLGSTIAEIARTKAGIIKPVATVVSASQSADALTELRRAAELSEATLAVEGDEFSETSAVGVGGQLVDIKGLVGHYTDVFVPLYGDHQAHNAALAVAAVESFLGGGSTALDSDVVAEGFATVTSPGRLQLVGIEPTVLVDAAHNPHGAESLAAALKTYFNFDRIVAVVGVLQDKDAEGMLRAVEPVVDEFVVTFAPSERTTDVDDLAAIAVSVAGADRVRVEPTISTALEVARDDVRDTANGAVVVFGSITLVGRVIEVAAEEGWKPAS, from the coding sequence ATGTCTGACGACTACGACGACCTCGACGACTTCCGGGACGAGGCCGACCAGGTCGTCCTCGAACTGCAGGACCGCCTCGGCGAGGCGTCCCCGCAGCCCCGGCTCGAGCCGGTGCGGAAGGCCGTCGAGCTGCTCGGCGACCCGCACCGGGCGTACCCGATCATCCAGATCGCGGGAACGAACGGCAAGACCAGCACGAGCCGGATGATCGACAGCCTGCTGCGCGCATCCGGCCTCCGACCCGGCCTGCTGACCAGCCCGCACCTGGTGCGCTTCAACGAGCGCATCCTCATCGACGGGGTGCCGATCACCGACGAGAGGCTCGTCGCCAACTGGCGAGACATCGAGCCCTACCTCGGCATCGTCGATCGCGAGCTCGAGCAGGCGGGCGAAGCGCCGCTCACCTATTTCGAAGCCCTCGTCGTGCTCGCCTTCGCCGCGTTCGCCGACGCCCCGGTCGATGTCGCCGTCATCGAGGTCGGCATGGGTGGGGAATGGGATGCGACGAACGTCGCCGACGCCCAGGTCGCCGTGTTCACGCCCATCGCGCTCGACCATCAGGAGCGTCTCGGTTCGACGATCGCGGAAATCGCGCGCACCAAGGCCGGCATCATCAAGCCCGTCGCGACGGTCGTCAGCGCGAGCCAGTCGGCCGATGCGCTGACCGAGCTGCGCCGCGCCGCCGAGCTCAGCGAGGCCACCCTCGCGGTCGAGGGCGACGAGTTCTCGGAAACCTCCGCGGTGGGCGTCGGTGGACAGCTCGTCGACATCAAGGGCCTCGTCGGGCACTACACCGACGTCTTCGTGCCGCTGTACGGCGATCACCAGGCCCACAACGCCGCGCTCGCGGTCGCCGCGGTCGAGTCGTTCCTCGGCGGCGGGTCGACCGCGCTCGACTCCGACGTCGTCGCCGAAGGATTCGCCACCGTGACGTCGCCGGGTCGCCTCCAGCTGGTCGGCATCGAGCCGACCGTGCTCGTCGACGCGGCGCACAACCCGCACGGTGCCGAATCGCTCGCCGCCGCGCTGAAGACCTACTTCAACTTCGACCGCATCGTCGCCGTCGTCGGGGTGCTGCAGGACAAGGACGCCGAGGGGATGCTCCGCGCCGTCGAACCGGTCGTCGACGAGTTCGTGGTCACCTTCGCGCCGTCCGAGCGCACCACCGACGTCGACGACCTCGCTGCGATCGCCGTGTCCGTGGCGGGTGCCGACCGGGTGCGCGTCGAGCCGACGATCTCGACCGCCCTCGAGGTGGCGCGCGACGACGTGCGCGACACCGCCAACGGCGCGGTCGTGGTGTTCGGCTCCATCACCCTCGTCGGTCGCGTGATCGAGGTCGCCGCCGAAGAAGGCTGGAAGCCGGCCTCATGA
- a CDS encoding Rne/Rng family ribonuclease → MVEDNNINGSSSTGSGNGAPEGGDEKTKRRRTFRPRVGLGRARAAAASAPVTREPSPQPAEVGPEATATEQVAAEATVDAVAVNAAPSDTSAGDANAVDASAVDVEALALSAAGSEPVADEVVPAVEAPESPRGFSLFPLFQAPPALAPLPALPDEQDEDDDERDSDSRSSTSRRRSRRRSGGGDNEQQQQPRERVTVQITEPQKIKGSTRLEAKKQRRRDGRDAGRRRAVVTEAEFLARRESVERVMVVRSTDSRIEIGVLEDSVLAEHYVAKAQNASLIGNVYLGRVQNVLPSMEAAFVDIGRGRNAVLYSGEVDWDAAAAEGEKNQPRRIELALKAGDRVLVQVTKDPVGHKGARLTSQISLPGRYLVYVPGGSMNGISRKLPDTERARLKKILKDVLPEGVGVIVRTAAEGATEEQLTRDVNRLTSQWKHISGQVEKANAPALLHSEPDLLVKIIRDVFNEDFAKLVIDGDDAQKTIEGYLTSVAPDLLDRVESWQGNGDVFAGYRVQEQIDKALERKVWLPSGGSLIIDRTEAMTVIDVNTGKFVGSGGNLEETVTKNNLEAAEEIVRQLRLRDIGGIIVIDFIDMVLETNRDLVLRRLVECLSRDRTKHQVAEVTSLGLVQMTRKKLGLGLAESMTDAPRQPEGKPEPRRRKQAQQNQQRPATGSTHEITDGAKNALALIAKSTLHKGDAVEEHTVAETAEVSTAGGEVAAAPVVEPVIPLPEVAPAPQRTIAADAESLLSTVLDALPEPKKPGQGRSRSRRVSTGALTAGDAARHSTGDSE, encoded by the coding sequence ATGGTGGAAGACAACAACATCAACGGATCGAGCAGCACAGGATCGGGCAATGGGGCGCCCGAGGGTGGCGACGAGAAGACCAAGCGTCGCCGCACCTTCCGCCCGCGAGTCGGTCTCGGTCGGGCTCGCGCCGCGGCCGCGTCGGCGCCGGTGACGCGCGAACCGTCGCCGCAGCCCGCCGAGGTCGGCCCTGAGGCGACCGCGACGGAGCAGGTCGCCGCCGAGGCGACCGTCGACGCCGTCGCGGTGAACGCGGCTCCGTCCGACACGAGCGCCGGTGACGCGAACGCCGTTGACGCGAGTGCCGTCGATGTCGAGGCGCTCGCGTTGAGCGCCGCCGGTTCCGAGCCCGTTGCCGACGAGGTCGTCCCGGCGGTCGAGGCCCCGGAGTCGCCGCGCGGCTTCAGCCTGTTCCCCCTCTTCCAGGCCCCGCCTGCGCTCGCGCCCCTGCCGGCGCTTCCGGACGAGCAGGACGAGGACGACGACGAGCGCGACTCCGACTCCCGGTCGAGCACCAGCCGCCGCCGTTCGCGTCGCCGCTCCGGCGGAGGCGACAACGAGCAGCAGCAGCAGCCTCGCGAGCGCGTCACCGTGCAGATCACCGAGCCGCAGAAGATCAAGGGCTCGACGAGGCTCGAGGCCAAGAAGCAGCGTCGCCGCGACGGTCGCGATGCCGGTCGCCGCCGCGCCGTCGTCACCGAGGCCGAGTTCCTCGCCCGCCGCGAGTCGGTCGAGCGCGTCATGGTGGTCCGCAGCACCGACAGTCGCATCGAGATCGGTGTGCTCGAAGACTCGGTGCTCGCCGAGCACTACGTGGCGAAGGCTCAGAACGCGTCGCTGATCGGCAACGTCTACCTCGGCCGCGTGCAGAACGTTCTGCCCAGCATGGAGGCGGCGTTCGTCGACATCGGCCGCGGCCGCAACGCGGTGCTCTACTCGGGTGAGGTCGATTGGGACGCCGCAGCGGCCGAAGGGGAGAAGAACCAGCCCCGCCGCATCGAGCTGGCGCTGAAGGCCGGCGACCGCGTCCTCGTGCAGGTCACCAAGGATCCCGTCGGTCACAAGGGAGCCCGCCTCACCAGTCAGATCTCGCTGCCCGGCCGCTACCTCGTGTACGTGCCCGGCGGATCGATGAACGGCATCTCGCGGAAGCTTCCCGACACCGAGCGCGCGCGCCTCAAGAAGATCCTCAAGGACGTGCTGCCCGAGGGCGTCGGCGTCATCGTGCGCACCGCCGCGGAGGGGGCGACCGAGGAGCAGCTGACCCGCGACGTCAACCGTCTCACCAGCCAGTGGAAGCACATCAGCGGGCAGGTCGAGAAGGCTAACGCGCCCGCTCTGCTGCACAGCGAGCCCGACCTGCTGGTGAAGATCATCCGCGACGTCTTCAACGAGGACTTCGCGAAGCTCGTCATCGACGGCGACGACGCCCAGAAGACGATCGAGGGCTACCTCACGTCGGTCGCCCCCGACCTGCTCGACCGGGTCGAGAGCTGGCAGGGCAACGGCGACGTGTTCGCCGGATACCGCGTGCAGGAGCAGATCGACAAGGCGCTCGAGCGCAAGGTGTGGCTGCCGTCGGGTGGTTCGCTCATCATCGACCGCACCGAGGCGATGACGGTCATCGACGTCAACACCGGCAAGTTCGTCGGGTCGGGCGGAAACCTCGAAGAGACGGTCACGAAGAACAACCTCGAGGCGGCAGAAGAGATCGTCCGTCAGCTGCGGCTGCGCGACATCGGCGGCATTATCGTCATCGACTTCATCGACATGGTGCTCGAGACGAACCGCGACCTCGTGCTGCGCCGTCTCGTCGAGTGCCTGAGCCGCGACCGCACCAAGCACCAGGTGGCCGAGGTCACCTCGCTGGGCCTCGTGCAGATGACCCGCAAGAAGCTGGGTCTGGGGCTCGCCGAGTCGATGACCGACGCGCCGCGCCAGCCCGAGGGCAAGCCGGAGCCGCGTCGCCGCAAGCAGGCTCAGCAGAATCAGCAGCGTCCCGCGACGGGCAGCACGCACGAGATCACGGACGGTGCGAAGAACGCGCTCGCCCTGATCGCGAAGAGCACCCTCCATAAGGGCGACGCCGTCGAGGAGCACACGGTGGCCGAGACCGCCGAGGTGTCGACCGCGGGCGGCGAGGTCGCGGCGGCGCCGGTCGTCGAGCCGGTCATCCCGCTTCCCGAGGTCGCTCCGGCACCGCAGCGCACGATCGCCGCGGACGCCGAGTCGCTGCTTTCCACGGTGCTCGACGCCCTGCCCGAGCCGAAGAAGCCGGGCCAGGGCCGCTCGCGCAGCCGCCGCGTCTCGACGGGTGCGCTAACTGCGGGCGACGCGGCACGCCACTCCACCGGCGACTCCGAGTAG
- a CDS encoding PLD nuclease N-terminal domain-containing protein — protein MIVLSFLLLVLVIGALVDVVRAPLDQVKRGTKAGWLLAVLLLPGIGGALWFAFGRRRGSYDLDEYIEEPAPHDPARAAERIGSVDGPTERVDDGPRLPTPPEGPRSTEEQLADLEAEIAYWEDWSQRRGTAALPAGSQPGDDPSPARD, from the coding sequence GTGATCGTCCTGTCGTTCCTCCTCCTGGTCCTGGTGATCGGGGCGCTGGTCGATGTCGTGCGCGCACCGCTCGATCAGGTGAAGCGGGGAACGAAGGCCGGCTGGCTGCTCGCCGTGCTGCTTTTGCCGGGTATCGGCGGTGCTCTCTGGTTCGCATTCGGACGCCGGCGCGGCTCATACGACCTCGACGAGTACATTGAAGAGCCCGCGCCGCACGACCCGGCCCGAGCCGCCGAGCGGATCGGCAGCGTCGACGGCCCCACCGAGCGCGTCGACGACGGTCCGCGACTCCCGACGCCGCCCGAGGGTCCGCGCAGCACCGAAGAGCAGCTCGCCGACCTCGAGGCGGAGATCGCCTACTGGGAGGACTGGTCGCAGCGACGCGGCACGGCAGCACTGCCGGCTGGCTCGCAGCCGGGCGACGACCCCTCGCCCGCTCGCGACTGA
- a CDS encoding ROK family transcriptional regulator yields the protein MTDARDFSRRSVLADLLRNRPTSRKAIAARTGLSAATVSRTVDALVVEGVIHEASEIVSENRGRRAVQLDVVAERSLVVGIDLGASNTRIVIGDFAAEPLQRAELPTPSSLNPARLGEWLADIVGAMVEDDPRDLGAVAIGLPGAVSEARTVSNAPNLVQVESAEFVEALERRLGLEVRLDNDANYALLGEQRMGAAAGTPAAAMVTIGAGLGAALAIDGRIIHGKHGLVGEFGQLPIGPFGARLEHMVTGPGIIRRAAESGVTIDAPEELFTDPSLFALRAQFDHALQIVLTAISVSSEPEVIVLGGGIAESLASDLQRYQSALEANLRIAPRLVPARLGEFSGAMGAVIDAVRTLYRELGVDEGDLDDLPVASPPADLPAIA from the coding sequence ATGACGGACGCTCGCGACTTCAGTCGCCGTTCGGTCCTCGCCGATCTGCTCCGGAACCGGCCGACGAGCCGCAAGGCCATCGCGGCGCGCACCGGCCTCTCCGCGGCAACGGTCTCGAGGACCGTCGATGCCCTCGTCGTCGAAGGAGTCATCCACGAGGCGTCCGAGATCGTCTCCGAGAACCGAGGGCGCCGCGCCGTGCAGCTCGATGTCGTCGCCGAACGCAGCCTCGTCGTCGGAATCGATCTCGGAGCCTCGAACACCCGCATCGTGATCGGGGACTTCGCGGCCGAGCCGTTGCAGCGCGCCGAGCTCCCGACCCCATCGAGCCTCAACCCCGCCCGCCTCGGGGAATGGCTGGCCGACATCGTGGGGGCGATGGTCGAGGACGACCCTCGCGACCTGGGAGCAGTGGCGATCGGCCTTCCTGGCGCGGTGTCGGAGGCTCGAACCGTGTCGAACGCCCCCAACCTCGTGCAGGTCGAGTCGGCGGAATTCGTCGAGGCGCTCGAGCGGCGCCTCGGCCTCGAGGTCAGGCTCGACAACGACGCGAACTACGCCCTGCTCGGCGAACAGAGGATGGGTGCGGCGGCCGGAACCCCGGCGGCCGCGATGGTCACCATCGGCGCCGGCCTCGGCGCCGCTCTCGCCATTGACGGACGCATCATCCATGGCAAGCACGGGCTGGTCGGGGAGTTCGGTCAGCTGCCCATCGGTCCGTTCGGCGCGCGCCTCGAGCACATGGTCACCGGGCCCGGCATCATCCGTCGCGCCGCCGAATCGGGTGTCACCATCGACGCTCCCGAGGAGCTCTTCACCGATCCCTCGCTCTTCGCGCTGCGCGCCCAGTTCGACCACGCCCTGCAGATCGTCCTCACCGCGATCTCGGTGTCGAGCGAGCCGGAGGTCATCGTGCTCGGCGGCGGTATCGCCGAATCGCTCGCGAGCGACCTCCAGCGATACCAGTCGGCGCTCGAGGCGAACCTGCGGATCGCTCCGCGTCTGGTGCCTGCCCGGTTGGGCGAGTTCTCCGGTGCGATGGGGGCGGTGATCGACGCGGTGCGGACGCTCTACCGCGAGCTCGGCGTCGACGAGGGCGATCTCGACGATCTGCCGGTCGCATCCCCACCAGCCGACCTGCCCGCCATCGCCTGA